Part of the Aestuariirhabdus haliotis genome is shown below.
GGAGCCTCTTATTCAACGTGATGACGATAAAGAAGAAACAGTTCGCAAGCGTCTGGATGTTTATCATAATCAAACAGCCCCTTTAATTGACTTTTATCAAAGCATTGAAGGTAACGAAGTTCCTCGTTATGTTCGTGTCGAGGGTGTGGGGTCGGTAGAGGATATTAAGTCGGCTCTTTTCTCTTCCCTCAGCTAAAAAAGTCTGAAATAAGAAAAGCCGGGATATTTCCCGGCTTTTTTGTGTCTGGACGCTTTTTATCCGTGATTCCTGAATGGACCTATCTAGCTGTAGAACCTCAGCGCTCTGATTTGCTATTGGAACGACCAAAAAATGCCTTCTTACGATTTTTCCATATACGATAGTTGCTCTATAACAACGAGATTGCTGTAGGTCAGAAGGTGGCAAAAATGTACTGATTAATTGTTGTCGCAATAATAAATAGGCGCGCTTATTGTGTCGATTTTTCCAAAAAAAGTTCTTTAACGAATAAACTTTGCTTTTTTCCAGCACTTTTTTTTTAACTTGTGATTGAAAAAACTGTTTTGGCTATTGGTCGTACAATTTTTGTGCTATGTTTTACCAGGTTCGTCCATAAATAAATGAGTTGCCTAGGAGATATTGTGATGGCTAGAGGTAGAAAACCCGCCGCAGCAAAAAAAGTCGCTACTAAAAAACCGGTAGCAAAAAAAGTAACCCGCAAAGCATCAGCTAAATCTGTTGCTCCAGCCTTTTTGACTAAGGCGCAAGATGCTCTGGCTAAAGCCGAAAGCAATGTTGTAGCTGTACAGAAACAACTCGATGCAGCACAGAAAAAAGCTGCAGCTGCAAAAGCAAAAGCAAGCAAAACCCCAACTGCAGCTAGTAAGCGTGCTGCGGCGTCGGCTACCACCGCTGCCAAGCGCGTCTCCGTCAAAGTTCAGGCTCAGAAAGATAAGGTTCGTGCAGCGAAAACTGCTCTAGCCGCTGCGTCTGTGAAAGCTTCCCTGGCTAAGGCCGAAGATGCTATGAAAGGCCGCGTAGAAGAGTTTAAAGGCTCTTTGCAGGCTAAAGCGTCCAAAGATCTCGAGAAAGCAGCTAAGGCTTTTGAAGCCAAATGGAAAAAAGCTCGGGCCAAGGCTGATGCCAATAAGGTAAAAGCCCGTGCAGAGAAAGAAAAAGCCAAGCTTAAGCAAGTAGCGAAGAAAGCATCCACCAAAGCCAAAGCAATTGAAAAAGCAGAAGCTGACCGTTTGAAGGCTGTTGAAAAGAAAGCCGCAAACAAGGCCAAAGCTGCTGCCAAGCAAGCAGCCGCCAAAGCTAAGGCAGCTGAGAAGAAAGCTGCAGCAAAAGCCAAAGCCGCCGAGAAAAAAGCGGCAGCAAAGGCCAAAGCTGCCGCTAAAAAAGCCGCTGCTAAAGCCAAAGCCGCTGCCCGGAAGAAGCCAGCAGCCAAAAAAGCCGTAGCGAAGAAACCTGCCGCTAAAAAAGCACCGGCAAAAAAAGCCGCCGCTAAGCGCGCACCTCGCAAAGCCGCCGCCAAGAAGACGGCAGCGAAAAAAGCCTAATCGCTAATAATGCCCTTCCAGGGCAGTTTTGGTGATAAAAGGGTCCCGAGTATCGGGGCCCTTTTTTGTTGTCCTCTATGGCAGTTGTTATAATCGCTGGCCCTTTTGGCCTTTAAAGAAGTCATCATGACTACAATTCTTGCATTCGACACATCCACTGAAGCTTGCTCTGTAGCCCTTGATATTGATGGCGACAGGATTTCAAACTGGGAATTGGTGCCCCGGCAACATAGTGAAAAGATCTTGCCGATGATCGATAGCGTTTTGGCTGATGCCGGAATATCGATCAATGTGGTTGATGCACTTGCTTTTGGTAGGGGGCCGGGTGCCTTTACCGGGGTGAGAATAGCGACTGCTATTGTTCAGGGGTTGGCGTTTGCGGCAGATAAGCCGGTCGTTCCGGTATCTACACTTGCGGCATTGGCTCAGCAAGGCGTTCGGCGCTTTCAGGCAGAGCATATACTGGCCTCTATTGATGCAAGAATGGATGAGGTGTATTGGGCCGCTTATTCGCTAACGGATGGTGTACTGCAAACGAGAGTCCACGAGCAGGTAACTCCGCCGGAAACTGTAGTTTCACTCGAGGCTCTAGATGAATGCTTTGGTATCGGTACAGGATGGAGCTATTGCGAACGAATACCTTTAAACCCTCAGAAGGTTGTAGCCGATGCCTATCCCCATGCTGAAGATATTGTTGCGCTGGCAGGTGACGCCTTTGCCAGAGGCGAGGCCGTTTCAGCCGAATTTGCGTTACCGGTCTATCTACGCGACAAAGTCGCTAAGAAGCGCCACGAGCGTTAATTCCATGGCTCAGATGGCAACATACAACAGGGCTTCATGATGGATGTTTTCCAGATTATCGTACTGGCGCTGATCCAGGGCATCAGCGAATTCTTGCCTATATCCAGTTCGGCCCACCTTATATTGCCTTCGCAGATTTTAGGTTGGGCGGATCAAGGGCTGGCTTTTGATGTGGCGGTACACATTGGCTCATTGGCTGCGGTCGTCACCTATTTTCGTCATGATCTGGTGCAGTTGATTTCTGGGTGTCAGCAATCATTGGTAACGCGTGAAATAAACGCAGAATCACGCCTGAGCCTGATGCTGGTGCTCGGCACGATTCCGGCGGTTTTATTTGGTTTGGTCGTCAGTGTCAGTGGTTTCGATGATGCTATGCGGTCCATTTTTATCATTGCGACCACAACGTTGATCTTTGGGGTTTTACTTGGGTTTGCGGAGCGCTTTATACGCGGGGAATCCATGGATGCTATGGGCTGGAAGCAAGCCTTATTGATAGGTATAGCCCAGGCCCTGGCTATTATTCCTGGCACCTCGAGATCAGGCATTACTATTACAGCGGCTTTGCTGTTGGGTTTTTCAAGGGAGGTTGCAGCGCGCTTCTCGTTTTTGCTGTCCATACCTATCATTGTGGCAGCTGGAACCTTGAAAATCGCTCAGCTTATTCAGCAGGCCGATCCTGTTGACTGGTCAGTACTGGTGCTTGGCGTACTGCTATCGGGTGTGAGTGCCTGGCTGTGCATAAAATGGTTTCTGGCGGTCATTAACCGTATTGGCATGATGCCTTTCGTGATCTACCGGATAGTGCTTG
Proteins encoded:
- the tsaB gene encoding tRNA (adenosine(37)-N6)-threonylcarbamoyltransferase complex dimerization subunit type 1 TsaB, yielding MTTILAFDTSTEACSVALDIDGDRISNWELVPRQHSEKILPMIDSVLADAGISINVVDALAFGRGPGAFTGVRIATAIVQGLAFAADKPVVPVSTLAALAQQGVRRFQAEHILASIDARMDEVYWAAYSLTDGVLQTRVHEQVTPPETVVSLEALDECFGIGTGWSYCERIPLNPQKVVADAYPHAEDIVALAGDAFARGEAVSAEFALPVYLRDKVAKKRHER
- a CDS encoding undecaprenyl-diphosphate phosphatase → MDVFQIIVLALIQGISEFLPISSSAHLILPSQILGWADQGLAFDVAVHIGSLAAVVTYFRHDLVQLISGCQQSLVTREINAESRLSLMLVLGTIPAVLFGLVVSVSGFDDAMRSIFIIATTTLIFGVLLGFAERFIRGESMDAMGWKQALLIGIAQALAIIPGTSRSGITITAALLLGFSREVAARFSFLLSIPIIVAAGTLKIAQLIQQADPVDWSVLVLGVLLSGVSAWLCIKWFLAVINRIGMMPFVIYRIVLAGVLFAIYFN